A window from Erythrobacter sp. YJ-T3-07 encodes these proteins:
- a CDS encoding patatin-like phospholipase family protein → MKMVAKPSDAVASQPQGFLRRLALFVATAALPLGGCATIEREPFKATQVEAAQPRDMPRVRYWADAPDLIQQMALPDPAEGEPLRLLALSGGGDKGAYGAGFLNGWTQSGKRPRFSIVTGVSTGALIAPFALLGSDYDGQLTAAYTQITPDDVFEMRFPLAIPFSSSAATTGPLEQLIARFATNAVIDAVAKEHRAGRRLFVGTVNLDRPGNAIWDMGAIAASNAPDRYALFRRILLASSSVPVLFPPVLIETQIEGRQISELHVDGGAIATLLAAPSGPEAQSAEPRPRTELYLLVNGKMAGDFEMIDGSVPDIAARTIDVILFASLQDRVNSAYTWSQDNAAAYRLTYIDQDYKIEDHDLFAQDFMKDLYDYGLERGRNAAWQERPPAPKPEAESRSENSETGTDTRGNPL, encoded by the coding sequence ATGAAGATGGTCGCCAAGCCATCGGACGCGGTAGCCAGCCAGCCGCAAGGGTTCCTGCGCCGGCTTGCGCTATTCGTGGCTACTGCAGCCCTGCCGCTCGGCGGGTGTGCCACCATCGAGCGCGAGCCTTTCAAAGCAACACAGGTCGAAGCCGCACAGCCGCGCGACATGCCGCGTGTGCGGTATTGGGCCGACGCGCCCGATCTCATTCAACAGATGGCACTGCCCGATCCCGCAGAGGGCGAGCCGCTGCGCCTGCTCGCGCTGTCGGGCGGCGGCGACAAGGGTGCCTATGGCGCAGGCTTCCTCAACGGCTGGACCCAGTCGGGCAAGCGTCCGCGCTTTTCGATCGTCACGGGGGTCAGCACCGGGGCTCTGATCGCACCGTTCGCCTTGCTCGGCTCCGACTACGACGGCCAGCTGACCGCCGCTTACACGCAGATCACCCCCGACGACGTGTTCGAGATGCGCTTCCCCCTCGCCATCCCGTTCTCGTCCAGCGCCGCGACCACCGGCCCGCTGGAACAGCTGATCGCGCGATTCGCCACCAACGCCGTGATCGATGCAGTAGCCAAAGAGCATCGCGCCGGCAGGCGGCTGTTCGTCGGCACGGTCAATCTCGACCGGCCCGGCAATGCGATCTGGGACATGGGCGCAATCGCGGCCAGCAATGCCCCGGACCGCTACGCCCTGTTCCGCCGCATCCTGCTCGCCAGCAGCTCGGTTCCGGTACTCTTCCCGCCCGTGCTGATCGAAACCCAGATCGAAGGCCGACAGATCAGCGAGTTGCATGTCGACGGCGGCGCGATCGCCACCCTGCTCGCCGCGCCATCGGGCCCGGAAGCGCAAAGCGCAGAGCCGAGACCGCGAACCGAGCTGTATCTGCTGGTGAACGGCAAGATGGCCGGCGATTTCGAGATGATCGATGGATCGGTGCCGGATATCGCCGCGCGAACGATCGACGTGATCCTGTTCGCCAGCCTGCAGGACCGGGTCAATTCGGCTTATACCTGGTCGCAGGACAACGCAGCGGCCTATCGCCTGACCTATATCGATCAGGATTATAAGATCGAAGACCACGATCTCTTCGCGCAGGATTTCATGAAGGATCTGTACGACTACGGCCTCGAGCGGGGGCGGAACGCCGCATGGCAGGAGCGCCCACCGGCCCCCAAGCCGGAGGCGGAAAGCCGGTCCGAAAATTCCGAAACCGGCACCGACACGCGCGGCAATCCGTTATAA
- a CDS encoding site-specific integrase, which translates to MPKKLHNALTPLAVKNAKPGRHADGAGLHLLVKPSGARSWVYRFMLNGKSRDVGLGAAGPGGLSLANARDEAARLRVKVKAGIDPLEERDKDAADALAAAQAAKIAGTTFRDVATAYIAANEESWRNPKHRQQWRNTLDTYVYPVIGDLPVAEVETAHVLKILEPIWKGKAETASRIRGRIETVLDSAKARGYRQGENPARWRGHLSQILPARTRLSRGHHKALPYEELPAFIRALHKREAVAALALEFTILTAARTGEVIGANWAEVDLDRAIWTIPADRMKAAKEHRVPLSSRAVAILESLQPLGSDFLFPGAKGGKLSGMAMGMLMRRMKVDATVHGFRSGFRDWAAECTGYAHEVAEMALAHTIENKVERAYRRGDLFDKRRRLMGDWATYCASEGAAGAKVTPIRKKEAAVTG; encoded by the coding sequence ATGCCAAAAAAGCTGCACAATGCGCTTACCCCCCTCGCTGTGAAGAATGCCAAGCCGGGCCGCCATGCGGACGGAGCCGGGCTGCACTTGCTGGTGAAGCCGAGCGGGGCGCGCTCATGGGTCTATCGCTTCATGCTCAACGGCAAGTCGCGCGATGTGGGGCTTGGCGCGGCTGGTCCGGGCGGCTTGTCTCTTGCCAATGCGCGCGACGAAGCTGCGAGGCTTCGCGTAAAGGTCAAGGCGGGCATCGATCCGCTGGAAGAACGCGACAAGGATGCCGCTGACGCGCTTGCGGCGGCTCAGGCTGCCAAAATAGCAGGAACCACGTTCAGGGACGTAGCAACGGCCTATATCGCCGCCAATGAGGAAAGTTGGCGCAATCCCAAGCACCGCCAGCAGTGGCGCAACACGCTCGACACATACGTCTATCCGGTGATCGGAGATTTGCCGGTTGCGGAGGTCGAGACAGCGCACGTTCTCAAAATTCTTGAGCCGATCTGGAAAGGGAAAGCCGAGACAGCCAGCCGCATTCGGGGGCGGATCGAAACTGTGCTCGATAGCGCCAAGGCGCGCGGCTACCGACAAGGGGAGAACCCGGCGCGCTGGCGCGGGCACCTTTCACAAATTCTTCCTGCCCGCACCCGGCTGTCGCGCGGGCACCACAAGGCACTACCTTACGAGGAACTTCCCGCATTCATTCGCGCGCTGCACAAGCGAGAGGCCGTGGCAGCGTTGGCGCTTGAATTTACGATCCTCACGGCTGCCCGAACTGGCGAGGTGATCGGGGCAAATTGGGCGGAGGTCGATCTGGACAGGGCTATTTGGACGATCCCAGCCGACCGTATGAAGGCCGCGAAAGAGCATCGCGTGCCGTTGTCCTCACGCGCGGTTGCTATACTCGAAAGCCTACAACCGCTTGGGAGCGACTTTCTATTCCCCGGCGCGAAGGGCGGCAAGCTGTCCGGCATGGCCATGGGAATGCTCATGCGCCGCATGAAAGTTGACGCCACCGTGCACGGCTTCCGCTCGGGCTTTCGCGATTGGGCGGCCGAGTGCACCGGCTATGCCCACGAGGTTGCCGAAATGGCGCTAGCCCACACCATCGAGAACAAGGTGGAGCGAGCCTATCGGCGCGGTGACCTGTTCGACAAACGGCGGCGGCTCATGGGCGATTGGGCGACTTATTGCGCCAGCGAGGGCGCGGCTGGTGCCAAAGTTACGCCGATAAGGAAGAAAGAAGCTGCGGTCACCGGATAA